The Pochonia chlamydosporia 170 chromosome Unknown PCv3seq00017, whole genome shotgun sequence genome includes a window with the following:
- a CDS encoding RmlC-like jelly roll fold protein (similar to Metarhizium robertsii ARSEF 23 XP_007822828.1) produces the protein MSSDATESSRPRESLKVLFDHELTNAPGKSIIGVEVAYPPNGFTPPHRHAGATVVALVQDGQLLSGMNGNPPKVYLPGESFVELPGCHHTVGENNSKEESAKLLAIFVVDTSVVKTQGYAGLSVFD, from the exons ATGTCTTCCGATGCCACTGAATC CTCCCGTCCAAGAGAGAGCCTAAAGGTTCTCTTTGACCATGAACTCACTAATGCCCCCGGGAAGTCTATCATCGGAGTAGAGGTTGCGTATCCTCCAAATGGTTTCACACCACCTCATCGTCATGCCGGCGCTACAGTCGTTGCTCTCGTTCAAGACGGCCAGCTCCTTAGTGGCATGAACGGGAATCCACCAAAGGTGTACCTACCCGGAGAGAGCTTCGTTGAATTACCGGGGTGCCATCATACGGTTGGAGAAAATAACAGCAAAGAGGAAAGCGCCAAGCTTCTGGCAATTTTTGTGGTTGACACCTCGGTGGTTAAGACCCAAGGCTACGCGGGGTTGAGTGTGTTCGACTAG
- a CDS encoding zinc-containing alcohol dehydrogenase (similar to Metarhizium acridum CQMa 102 XP_007815610.1): MKAIQITGAVGSHKITLTQTADKPVPQDDQILVKVHAAGITADEVTWPELYESSTRIPGHDVSGVVEGFGPKYTGSLKIGDAVFAMLKASSDAGGQAEYVLITPKEIAPKPAIISHAQASALPIPFLTAWEAIYEHAKVQKGSKVLVTGASGAVGLVLVQIASTVLGCEVVALASAKNHEYLKSLGASVLVDYHTPNWEDSVNGVDAVFDTVGEETLAKSWKCVKSTGSIVTVADPPPPWSFGRGTPVELKDHPDVKWFYFVVTADGDILSKLTSLLDAGKLVPIPIKTFGIGEGLEAWEYGGQRGREGKAVIAFV, translated from the coding sequence ATGAAAGCCATCCAAATCACTGGTGCTGTGGGGAGCCACAAGATCACACTCACGCAGACTGCCGACAAACCCGTTCCCCAAGATGATCAAatccttgtcaaagtccacGCAGCGGGCATTACTGCCGACGAAGTGACTTGGCCGGAGTTATACGAAAGTTCCACCAGGATCCCTGGCCACGATGTTTCTGGTGTCGTTGAGGGCTTTGGTCCAAAATACACCGGTTCACTCAAGATTGGCGATGCCGTTTTTGCCATGTTGAAAGCTTCATCCGATGCGGGTGGGCAAGCGGAGTATGTTCTCATAACGCCGAAAGAAATTGCACCTAAACCAGCTATCATATCCCATGCCCAAGCTTCGGCACTGCCTATCCCCTTCCTGACTGCCTGGGAAGCTATCTATGAGCACGCGAAGGTTCAAAAAGGCAGCAAGGTGTTGGTCACAGGTGCATCGGGTGCTGTTGGACTTGTGCTGGTGCAAATTGCGTCCACGGTTTTGGGATGTGAGGTCGTTGCACTTGCGTCGGCTAAGAACCATGAATACCTCAAGTCTCTCGGAGCGAGCGTTCTGGTGGATTATCATACACCCAACTGGGAAGATTCAGTCAATGGAGTAGATGCGGTCTTTGATACCGTCGGCGAGGAAACGTTAGCCAAGTCCTGGAAATGCGTCAAGTCGACCGGTAGCATTGTGACGGTAGCTGATCCGCCACCGCCATGGTCGTTTGGACGAGGAACTCCAGTCGAGTTGAAGGATCACCCAGATGTAAAGTGGTTCTACTTTGTTGTCACAGCTGATGGAGATATattgtcaaagttgaccagTTTGCTGGATGCGGGAAAGCTGGTGCCGATTCCTATCAAGACATTCGGTATTGGAGAAGGGCTAgaggcttgggaatatggtGGTCAACGAGGCAGAGAGGGAAAGGCGGTAATTGCATTCGTGTAA
- a CDS encoding C6 zinc finger domain-containing protein (similar to Metarhizium acridum CQMa 102 XP_007815611.1) yields MVSGLTTTGKNRRSSRQQITLADQSPSSPVQLPEEPTSTRKRKIPHRISVACTTCRNQHLRCDGAAPVCTRCREGNKRCVYKDIRRQSRRLRDQHDSTLGSDSGRSRNVDLSDNSWAMSESPGQELYSLNNSSNLVHDPFLIPQPVNPRQSKPLESFYTSFFKGHPFVLPRTRLISQFEKDPASVTDLIKVIAFIGSLYMFDPSSQGYRAAVESAIAKGLPQDGFSVQCLLLFAGALEWSGEQDYAQSMLDKAKSMALNIGIQFRSYAQEHGQGCLVLEESWRRTWWELYIIDAIFAGTRHLPTFELWHVDYDAGLPCEEMVYIHGNVPPPRTLEEYDNRAFEDSDSSFSSFTYLIDAARMLGTTLPTVDKEGDEMASQVKNAEANITSWHLYLPESKKEPVQPDGSLDEVMFRAHMLLYTVTTHLHRPRSRLHYSTMEILCSKYAPPESVNLSELFNERHTMQAIKAAKAFVELFTLSTSPTTHSPFIMCMGSMAAATHMSACEHYLKGAEYAHAKDRVRVFLGALRAFEAVFESRGRNGDLILSNGGEDLGDGFGSNIAGLDLALLRSCFESM; encoded by the exons ATGGTCTCTGGACTTACAACCACTGGCAAGAACCGACGATCAAGCCGACAACAAATTACTCTGGCTGATCAGAGTCCGTCCTCACCAGTTCAATTACCCGAAGAGCCAACGTCAACCCGGAAGCGTAAGATACCTCATCGCATCTCAGTAGCTTGCACAACATGTCGCAATCAGCATTTACGATGCGACGGCGCTGCGCCTGTCTGTACACGTTGCCGTGAAGGCAATAAACGATGTGTGTACAAGGACATTCGACGGCAGAGCCGACGCCTGAGAGACCAACACGATTCAACATTGGGATCCGATTCAGGTCGTTCCCGGAACGTTGACCTGTCGGACAACAGCTGGGCCATGTCGGAAAGCCCGGGTCAAGAGCTATATTCCCTCAATAACTCATCCAACCTAGTCCATGATCCCTTTCTCATTCCTCAGCCTGTCAATCCCCGCCAAAGTAAACCTCTCGAAAGTTTCTACACTTCGTTCTTCAAGGGCCATCCGTTCGTCCTGCCAAGAACTCGGCTCATCAGTCAATTTGAGAAGGATCCCGCTTCAGTCACAGACCTAATCAAAGTGATTGCTTTCATCGGATCACTGTACATGTTTGATCCCTCATCTCAAGGATACCGGGCAGCTGTGGAGTCAGCAATCGCCAAAGGACTTCCGCAAGATGGGTTCAGTGTGCAATGCCTATTATTGTTCGCAGGTGCGCTTGAGTGGAGCGGCGAACAAGATTATGCGCAATCCATGTTGGATAAGGCTAAGTCGATGGCGTTGAATATCGGAATACAGTTTCGAAGTTATGCTCAAGAGcacggccaaggctgcctCGTTTTGGAAGAAAGCTGGAGACGAACCTGGTGGGAGTTGTATATCATTGATGCAATTTTCGCAGGGACTAGACACCTTCCCACTTTTGAATTGTGGCATGTCGATTATGACGCTGGTTTACCTTGCGAAGAGATGGTTTACATCCACGGG AATGTTCCCCCACCGCGGACACTGGAAGAATACGACAATCGTGCTTTTGAAGATAGCGACAGTTCATTCTCTTCATTTACATACCTCATTGATGCCGCGCGCATGCtgggaacaacattgccgacCGTTGACAAAGAAGGAGACGAGATGGCATCCCAGGTGAAGAATGCGGAAGCCAACATAACAAGCTGGCATTTGTATCTTCCGGAAAGCAAAAAGGAACCTGTGCAGCCAGATGGATCGCTTGATGAGGTCATGTTCCGTGCCCATATGTTGCTATACAC TGTCACGAcgcatcttcatcgtccacGATCAAGGCTTCACTACAGCACAATGGAAATTCTTTGCTCTAAATATGCACCGCCTGAAAGTGTAAATTTGTCGGAGCTCTTCAATGAACGCCACACCATGCAAGCGATCAAGGCCGCGAAAGCATTCGTCGAATTATTCACGCTCTCTACATCTCCGACAACCCACAGTCCATTCATCATGTGCATGGGATCAATGGCCGCAGCAACACACATGTCTGCTTGTGAGCACTACCTGAAAGGGGCAGAATATGCACATGCAAAAGACCGAGTTCGTGTCTTCCTCGGTGCTCTGAGAGCATTTGAAG CGGTGTTTGAAAGCCGGGGCAGGAATGGAGATCTCATACTATCGAATGGAGGGGAAGACCTTGGTGATGGTTTTGGATCAAATATTGCCGGGTTGGACCTGGCGCTATTGAGAAGTTGCTTTGAGAGCATGTGA
- a CDS encoding heterokaryon incompatibility protein (similar to Colletotrichum gloeosporioides Nara gc5 XP_007286647.1) has translation MAGRVLSDSKPSELPPRVLQVSQGNVRLVESNGLTGKYVALSYCWGSPVKPPLKTLKSNLQSYQQEIPWHKIPSTFQDTITVARRLDIPYVWIDSLCIVQDDQQDWLSQSKLMGSIYEHAHLTVAASHAEDAWVGFLSTKQAQLQSIELPGFFVSVSSPDDKETPRVFASVRTEQAGDVFPEFGVLNKRAWATQEWLLSRRIVFYTAGQLLWSCKRITQRETGERCFSISRNTHWKSVVEQYSDRTLTYPTDKLIALEGLRIESQGKYGYEYLHGMWKDCMPDHLIWQVTRKIQNPTANDALQLPTWSWAHVSCGVRFLPIRGAKNLCSDISFSDDGTEMSIRSMVKMATVLSIGNVADLTGPGADSIATDVQSTNSQLTETMAKYIKDGQGNAIGWIIFDEWNATIPSHEVYCLALMGGASKRQEEKERRTGIATVSKLRHYWILALRKASSSSSSSTKETVFERTGVGKVYGREFWENAAMKTVVALT, from the coding sequence ATGGCTGGTCGCGTTCTGAGTGACAGTAAACCGAGCGAGCTGCCTCCAAGAGTCTTGCAAGTTTCACAAGGAAATGTCCGTCTGGTTGAGAGCAATGGATTGACTGGGAAATACGTCGCCCTCAGTTACTGCTGGGGTTCTCCAGTCAAGCCACCGCTTAAAACGCTGAAGAGTAATTTACAGAGCTACCAACAAGAAATCCCTTGGCACAAGATTCCATCGACCTTCCAGGATACCATAACCGTGGCCAGGCGACTAGACATACCATATGTGTGGATTGACTCTTTGTGCATTGTCCAAGACGACCAACAGGACTGGCTATCGCAATCGAAGCTCATGGGCTCGATATATGAGCACGCTCATCTCACAGTTGCCGCAAGTCACGCTGAAGACGCGTGGGTAGGATTTCTTAGTACTAAACAAGCACAATTACAGTCTATTGAGCTCCCCGGCTTCTTTGTGTCTGTGTCATCCCCAGACGACAAGGAGACTCCAAGGGTCTTTGCATCAGTGAGAACAGAGCAGGCAGGCGACGTTTTCCCGgaatttggtgttttgaacAAGAGAGCATGGGCAACGCAGGAATGGCTCCTATCCCGGCGGATCGTCTTTTATACAGCTGGCCAATTGCTTTGGTCATGTAAAAGGATCACTCAACGTGAGACTGGAGAGAGATGCTTTAGCATATCGCGCAATACTCACTGGAAGAGTGTGGTTGAACAGTACAGCGATCGTACACTCACATATCCTACCGACAAGCTCATTGCTCTGGAGGGCCTGCGGATTGAGTCGCAGGGCAAGTATGGGTATGAGTATCTTCATGGCATGTGGAAAGACTGTATGCCAGATCACTTAATCTGGCAAGTCACTCGAAAGATTCAGAATCCTACGGCCAATGATGCGCTGCAGCTGCCAACCTGGTCCTGGGCGCATGTTTCATGTGGTGTGAGATTCTTACCCATTAGGGGAGCAAAGAACCTTTGTAGTGATATTTCATTTTCTGACGATGGTACTGAAATGTCGATTCGGTCGATGGTCAAAATGGCCACGGTGCTGTCAATTGGCAATGTTGCCGACTTGACTGGTCCTGGCGCAGACTCCATTGCTACAGATGTCCAGTCAACAAATTCTCAGTTAACAGAAACCATGGCGAAATATATCAAAGACGGGCAAGGCAACGCAATTGGATGGATCATTTTTGACGAGTGGAATGCGACCATACCCAGCCACGAAGTGTACTGCCTCGCTCTAATGGGCGGAGCAAGTaaacgccaagaagaaaaagagagacGGACGGGGATTGCAACAGTGTCAAAATTACGGCATTACTGGATCCTCGCCCTGCGGAAagcgtcgtcgtcttcgtcatcgtcaacaaagGAAACTGTTTTTGAACGGACCGGAGTCGGCAAAGTCTACGGGCGGGAGTTTTGGGAAAATGCCGCTATGAAGACCGTAGTTGCTTTGACATAA
- a CDS encoding exported protein (similar to Aspergillus fumigatus Af293 XP_748403.1), whose amino-acid sequence MSLLPLGSAAPESNKPLPTPKTVVIDGELLVAAKQRLKHGDKALEAALKHLTAQADSWLNQGPWTVTAKDKAPPNGTIHDYASQAPYWWPNPNSADGCPYIQKDGVRNPEVDKYQDRLGVGKMFNSSYVLSLAWYYTQDPKYSRHAATILRTWFLDEATKMNPNLDHAQIIPCANTGRAIGIIDFSQEYTNVVDAVAILNTGAPGWTKCDGENFQDWNVQFLEWLYASPFGKTEAAATNNHGTFANMQISALALFTGNKTLAAQVSNKAKAFIDRQITANGSEPEELARTRSWHYSHFNLGAHLRWAQIAKKVGVDLYKYKGPAGQSLFKAVNFLIPAAVGGQSKWPYEELEFKRYAATDNVHAATIAGLCQAKRVDGKLEAPPGGDIFALRPAPQQLDSIVTL is encoded by the coding sequence ATGTCTCTGTTGCCTCTCGGCTCAGCTGCACCAGAGAGCAACAAGCCACTGCCTACCCCTAAAACAGTGGTTATTGATGGCGAACTTCTTGTCGCGGCAAAGCAGCGTCTCAAGCACGGTGACAAGGCTCTGGAAGCTGCTCTAAAGCATCTTACTGCTCAGGCAGATTCATGGTTGAACCAAGGTCCCTGGACTGTTAcagccaaggacaaggcgCCTCCTAATGGTACAATCCATGATTACGCTTCGCAGGCACCATACTGGTGGCCGAATCCCAACTCTGCCGACGGATGTCCCTATATCCAAAAGGATGGTGTACGAAACCCAGAGGTGGACAAGTATCAAGACCGCCTTGGAGTTGGCAAGATGTTTAACTCTAGTTATGTCTTGAGTCTCGCTTGGTATTATACCCAGGACCCAAAATACTCCCGACACGCAGCAACCATTCTCCGAACCTGGTTTCTCGATGAGGCCACAAAGATGAACCCCAACCTAGATCATGCACAGATCATCCCTTGTGCCAACACCGGACGGGCCATTGGCATTATCGACTTTAGCCAGGAGTACACAAATGTGGTTGATGCCGTTGCCATCCTTAACACGGGAGCGCCAGGATGGACCAAGTGTGATGGAGAGAACTTCCAAGACTGGAACGTGCAATTCCTTGAATGGCTATATGCATCTCCGTTCGGAAAAACGGAGGCTGCCGCGACAAACAACCATGGTACTTTTGCCAACATGCAGATTTCTGCGCTGGCCCTGTTCACCGGGAACAAGACCCTCGCGGCACAAGTCTCTAACAAGGCAAAGGCTTTCATTGACAGACAAATAACCGCCAACGGCTCCGAACCTGAAGAACTAGCTCGTACCAGAAGCTGGCACTACTCACATTTCAACCTCGGAGCTCACCTTCGCTGGGCACAGATTGCCAAGAAGGTTGGCGTTGACCTGTACAAGTACAAGGGGCCTGCTGGTCAATCGCTATTTAAGGCTGTCAACTTCCTTATTCCTGCTGCAGTTGGCGGTCAGTCCAAGTGGCCGTACGAGGAGCTAGAGTTCAAGAGGTACGCGGCAACGGATAACGTTCACGCTGCCACTATCGCTGGTCTATGCCAGGCAAAGAGGGTGGATGGAAAGCTGGAGGCTCCTCCTGGTGGTGATATTTTTGCTCTGCGACCAGCACCCCAGCAGCTTGATAGCATTGTTACGCTCTAA
- a CDS encoding alpha-1,2-mannosidase subfamily (similar to Neosartorya fischeri NRRL 181 XP_001258520.1), which translates to MVQSQTLGWLSATLLALLSQSNAQESKTFDPLQYVDQLIGASNGGNVFPGATLPYGMAKAVADTNSGSNQGGFTLDGAPVSGFSVLHDSGTGGSPSLGNFPLFPYNKCNGGDVNNCAFPKKTRVSFGKFANESVQAKPGYFGITLQSGPQVEMTTTQHTALFRFTFKGAAAGDKPLILQDLSDLSDSRQDNGTIKVDPKTGRITGNAIFVASFGQGKYQPFFCTDFHGADIADSGIYADSRATTDVHELKISRSINGYPLPGGAFVRFANGDKPVYARVGLSFISSEQACANAESEIPKFDFNKHVKDAQNIWRKKLSPITVNAKGVDESFVRNFYSGIYRTMVNPQNYTGENPFWNDGEPYFDSFYCIWDLFRSQFPFLTILDPEAVAQMVRSLISTYEHDGWLPDCRMTFSRGYTQGGSNADNVLADVYLKGIEGGIDWNKGYEAVKKDAEVEPFDWCCRGRGGIDSWNKLGYVPVQDFDFKGFGTLTRSVSRTIEYAYNDFCISQMAKGLGKKGEQEKYIASSGNWNNLYKADQPSLLPDGTNTGFTGFFQPRYHNKTWGYQDPLKCSNTDSKSVCSLQNSGPETFESSIWEYGFFVPHDQAQLIALYGGPDSFVKRLNYLHDKEITYIGNEPAFLTVFQYHYAGRPAESARRSHFYVPKYFSPKPDGLPGNDDSGAMGSFLAFSMLGLFPNPGQNVYLIIPPYFESAKIKHPLTKKTATIRNINFDPTYKNIYIQNATLDGKPYTKNWIDHSFFTEGKELVLTLGSTESSWGTAVKDLPPSVSSYTGFNGTYNKHSVRAPRGNGNYRGEFRRGGLGL; encoded by the exons ATGGTGCAGTCGCAAACCCTTGGCTGGCTTTCCGCCACTCTCCTTGCACTTCTTTCACAATCCAATGCACAAGAGAGCAAGACTTTTGACCCTCTTCAATACGTCGACCAGCTTATCGGCGCGAGCAATGGAGGCAATGTCTTTCCTGGCGCGACTTTGCCGTACGGCATGGCCAAAGCCGTTGCCGACAccaacagcggcagcaacCAAGGCGGCTTCACGCTCGATGGTGCCCCCGTCTCTGGATTCAGTGTTCTTCACGACTCAGGGACGGGTGGTTCTCCATCATTGGGGAACTTCCCGCTGTTCCCGTATAACAAATGCAATGGTGGCGACGTGAACAACTGCGCCTTTCCTAAGAAGACGCGCGTAAGCTTTGGCAAGTTTGCCAACGAAAGTGTTCAAGCGAAACCAGGATATTTCGGCATCACTCTTCAAAGTGGACCTCAAGTTGAAATGACGACAACTCAACACACAGCTTTGTTCCGCTTCACCTTCaaaggagctgctgctggcgaCAAGCCGCTCATTCTTCAGGACCTCAGCGATCTCTCCGACTCGCGACAAGACAACGGCACCATAAAAGTTGACCCCAAGACTGGTCGCATTACTGGCAATGCAATTTTTGTTGCTAGTTTTGGTCAGGGCAAATACCAGCCGTTCTTCTGTACCGACTTCCACGGCGCAGATATTGCTGACAGTGGCATCTACGCTGATAGTCGCGCTACCACTGATGTTCATGAGCTCAAGATTTCCCGTTCAATCAACGGATACCCCCTGCCCGGTGGTGCTTTTGTGCGTTTCGCTAATGGAGACAAGCCGGTGTATGCCCGCGTTGGACTCAGTTTCATTAGCAGCGAGCAGGCTTGTGCCAATGCTGAGAGTGAAATACCAAAGTTTGacttcaacaagcatgtcAAGGATGCACAGAATATCTGGCGAAAAAAGCTATCACCTATTACTGTTAATGCAAAAGGTGTTGATGAGAGCTTCGTGAGGAACTTCTACTCTGGCATTTACCGGACCATGGTGAATCCGCAGAACTACACGGGAGAAAATCCATTCTGGAATGATGGAGAGCCATATTTCGATTCGTTCTACTGCATCTGGGACTTGTTCCGTTCGCAGTTTCCGTTCCTCACGATTCTCGATCCGGAGGCCGTGGCTCAAATGGTGCGTTCGCTCATTTCAACGTATGAGcatgatggctggctgccagATTGCCGTATGACTTTCAGCAGAGGCTATACGCAGGGTGGCTCTAACGCCGATAATGTACTGGCGGATGTGTATCTTAAAGGCATCGAAGGCGGCATTGATTGGAACAAGGGGTACGAAGCGGTAAAGAAGGATGCCGAGGTGGAACCATTCGACTGGTGCTGCCGTGGCAGAGGAGGCATCGACTCCTGGAATAAGCTGGGCTATGTGCCAGTCCAAGACTTTGACTTCAAGGGATTCGGAACTCTCACAAGATCTGTCAGTCGCACCATCGAGTATGCATACAACGACTTTTGCATCTCACAAATGGCAAAGGGCCTTGGAAAGAAAGGGGAACAGGAGAAGTATATCGCAAGCAGTGGAAACTGGAATAACTTGTACAAAGCGGACCAGCCGTCTCTGCTGCCAGACGGCACCAATACTGGATTTACGGGATTCTTCCAACCAAGATATCACAACAAGACATGGGGATACCAGGATCCTCTCAAGTGCAGTAACACGGACTCAAAGAGCGTTTGCTCTCTGCAGAACAGCGGCCCAGAAACATTTGAGAGTAGCATTTGGGAATATGGCTT CTTTGTTCCTCACGACCAAGCTCAACTAATCGCACTCTATGGTGGACCAGATTCGTTTGTCAAGCGTCTTAACTATCTGCATGACAAGGAAATCACTTATATTGGCAACGAGCCAGCATTTTTGACCGTCTTCCAGTACCATTATGCCGGTCGCCCTGCGGAATCTGCCCGCCGGAGTCACTTCTATGTTCCCAAATATTTCTCTCCGAAGCCCGACGGTCTTCCAGGCAACGATGACAGCGGCGCGATGGGTTCATTCCTAGCGTTCTCCATGTTGGGATTGTTCCCCAATCCGGGACAGAATGTGTATCTGATCATACCTCCATATTTTGAGAGCGCAAAGATCAAGCATCCACTAACAAAGAAGACGGCCACCATCAGAAACATCAACTTTGACCCAACCTACAAGAATATTTACATCCAGAATGCAACGTTGGATGGCAAGCCATACACCAAAAACTGGATCGACCATTCCTTCTTCACTGAGGGCAAGGAGCTTGTTCTCACTCTCGGCAGCACAGAAAGCTCCTGGGGCACAGCCGTCAAAGACCTGCCGCCAAGTGTGAGCTCATACACAGGATTCAATGGAACATATAACAAGCATTCCGTCCGGGCTCCACGAGGAAATGGAAACTACCGTGGGGAGTTCCGACGCGGCGGTTTGGGGTTGTGA
- a CDS encoding allantoate permease (similar to Neosartorya fischeri NRRL 181 XP_001261632.1) produces the protein MPPTNEKQTVQVLAYQGGDHTDSSAPNIHNSEASPTPGLRQRVHLVTHKDIDDTTLFYNKHKHDVEPVKHGEERRLNQKNFWFLLCQTWWIAFLIHLDKSTLSQASTMGIFKDVKMSKKEYNDLFVLFYTGYLVALWPGAALAQRIGHKQFITGSLLLWALLLGMHPLVKTGKQMMGLRFVLGMTESQIVPSTTVLHQAFFPPKKSPWVQLLWWGSGSFANVLLTMVAYKLIKDDEAAGLVGGISSWKWLHIICVILTFLVTIPLIFFLPNNPSEAKWLTKKEKVQTIKIIRDTHSGISNRTFKWPQVRECFTDIKSWLFITHMFFNELPNNTSQQLPLILVGFGFTPAQSALFNIAKPLWGSFLILVSAAMLYKTELGVGYTCAISYIPCFVAAPWSNKVALVVGTQISTFKPSYLLGLAWAGTTTTGYTKKLCLMSTCIVAASVANMISPEFWQEKYKPRYLLPWGFMTAFWLISPLMCLIIRWYLVKQNKMRAQELGEMQGSGSEAEGLDTGSEILQLNDQDLDLTDKQNLRFVYPL, from the exons ATGCCGCCTACGAATGAGAAGCAGACTGTTCAGGTCTTAGCTTACCAGGGTGGTGACCACACGGACAGCTCTGCTCCTAACATACATAATTCAGAGGCAAGTCCAACGCCTGGGCTACGACAACGTGTACATCTTGTTACGCACAAAGACATTGACGACACGACACTGTTTTacaacaagcacaagcaTGATGTTGAGCCCGTCAAacatggagaagaaagacGGTTGAATCAAAAAAActtttggttcttgttgTGCCAGACATGGTGGATAGCCTTTTTGATCCATCTTGACAAGTCTACGCTATCCCAAGCCAGTACCATGGGAATCTTCAAGGACGTCAAGATGAGCAAAAAGGAGTACAACGATCTTTTTGTTCTCTTTTATACTGGCTACCTCGTTGCGTTGTGGCCCGGTGCTGCGCTTGCGCAACGCATTGGACACAAGCAGTTTATCACCGGCTCTTTATTGCTCTGGGCCCTGTTGCTTGGTATGCACCCACTAGTCAAGACAGGAAAGCAAATGATGGGACTTCGATTTGTGCTTGGCATG ACCGAATCCCAAATTGTTCCGTCGACAACAGTCCTGCATCAGGCGTTTTTCCCTCCGAAAAAGAGCCCATGGGTACAACTCCTCTGGTGGGGATCTGGCAGCTTTGCCAATGTTCTCTTGACCATGGTTGCGTACAAACTcatcaaggacgacgaagCTGCAGGGCTAGTCGGCGGTATTTCTTCGTGGAAGTGGCTTCACATCATCTGTGTCATATTGACATTTCTTGTGACGATCCCTTTGATATTCTTTCTACCGAATAACCCTTCAGAAGCTAAATGGCTTacgaaaaaagaaaaggttCAAACTATTAAAATAATTCGCGATACGCACTCCGGTATTTCGAACAGGACCTTCAAGTGGCCCCAAGTTCGCGAGTGTTTTACAGACATAAAGAGCTGGTTATTCAT CACCCACATGTTCTTCAACGAGTTGCCAAATAATACCTCGCAGCAGCTGCCACTCAtccttgttggctttggctttaCCCCAGCTCAAAGTGCATTATTCAACATTGCTAAACCTCTTTGGGGATCATTTCTTATTCTCGTTTCTGCAGCAATGCTGTATAAAACCGAGCTCGGGGTCGGATATACCTGCGCTATTTCATACATACCATGCTTT GTTGCTGCTCCTTGGTCTAACAAAGTTGCCCTTGTTGTGGGCACTCAAATCTCAACCTTCAAACCGTCCTATCTGTTGGGGTTGGCGTGGGCAGGGACGACGACCACAGGATATACCAAGAAACTGTGCTTGATGTCTACCTGCATTGTCGCAGCGTCCGTTGCAAACATGATTTCGCCAGA ATTTTGGCAAGAGAAGTACAAACCCCGATACTTGTTACCATGGGGGTTTATGACAGCATTCTGGCTCATTTCACCCCTCATGTGCCTCATAATTCGCTGGTATCTGGTAAAGCAGAATAAAATGCGAGCGCAGGAACTGGGGGAGATGCAAGGCAGCGGATCTGAGGCCGAGGGGTTGGATACGGGCAGTGAGATTCTGCAATTGAATGACCAAGATTTGGATCTCACGGACAAGCAAAACCTGCGCTTCGTTTACCCGCTTTAG